A window of Sus scrofa isolate TJ Tabasco breed Duroc chromosome 15, Sscrofa11.1, whole genome shotgun sequence genomic DNA:
TAActtaattttaatacaatttgaAATTAAAGTACAATTGTTTGCACAACAATGAATAAGGACGAGTTTCCAAGTCAGATatcaaacagaaaattaaaaaaaaacccagaggaaATGTAAACAGTTATAAAATATCAACAGTTAAAAATGTTGCTTAGAGCAAGGCTGTTCAAAATAGTCTATGAATAATTTGTGACTCATCCAAAATGAAAGAACTTGTGCCAGAATGAAAATTAATTATGTCACTAACgggctgacattttttttttttataacaagaCTTTCTTGATAAAGGAAGCAATGTATTGCTTTATATTCTAGCACAGGTGCCTTATCTCATTACAGACTGGAGAACAGGTActgctttcttctttaaaatgccGTTACAATGTTATTGCTCAGAGTTAGGCTAACTTTATTTActgcaggggaaaaaattaaaatgacacatGTCATCTACACCTCATCTATTTTTAATCTCATCTATCCAGGCATCCtatcaaaaaagcaaattaaactgTTTTAAAACCTATCACAATTTAACATTAATATTCAGATGTGTTACTGACATCTGTTCACCTTAGAGGGGGCTCTCTATATTCCCACTTTAATGACATATTTCATCTGCTTTTGATAGACATTTGTTTTCGatcttgggaggaaaaaaaaataagaattgagTTATCTATTAGTAAGTTCTCTCCAAAAAAATTcgtttattttcatattttaatcagAGACAATATTTGAATTCACCTTTATGAAAAAGCTGAATTCTTATACTGTTTGTGCAATCACTAGTTgcttttttacaataaaaatgataggaaaaatgTATGGAAATTAACAACCCTGTGTATTCTATTAAGGGGAAGACAAACTATTTAAAATTCCTCAGAGTAAAAGAAAAAccggtattattttttaaaaaaatagtttataattcAAAATTGAAACAtctcttgcttttttgtttttagtatgaGAGAATTCCTCTAGAGATTAAAAATTATAGTATGGTTTTTTGGTAAAGGTTATAATTTCCTCTTTCTCCAATGACTGACTTACTAAGCTTTACCTGGATTAGTTTAATACTGAAGGCAAATAAATGGGCaattaataatttagaaaaaaactcATCAGTTTTAGATATAGAAGAGCCCAATTTAGCTTCTGTAATGACTAGTTTATTGAACCAATAAActacttcttaaaaaatttaaatgtatatttacatgtCTTAAGAAGAGAGCTCTTTTGGCACCTGAGTTGAGTACAATATACTACagggaagaataaaagaaagtggTGTAAGGACCATATTTcatctatctatacatatatacatacacttatataaatacatatacacatatgcacacacatacaagcAGAAAgagcttttcctttaagaaatgcTGAAGATGTAAAAGGAATTTACCATTTACCCAAATAAAGTGATCTGATGGctattaaaaacagttttaagtTATTTGGAGTCTTACCAAATTTCAAGAAGTTAAAGGTTTTACAGTAATTGAACTCAAAGGAGAGAAACTCAAGGATTTCTTTGACAAAACTTAATTTCTCTTGATATATTAACATGGTCATGCAGTTACAATGATCTTAACACGATAATAATGCAGTTTTTAAATGTCTCCAGTTGGAAAGTCCTCAAAGATTACCCAAAAAGGAgtcaatcccccccccccccactattAGGGCTGAACATAGTCACCAGCCACCAATCAAACATTCTGCTGTCCCTGGACTATTACTTGCTTTGGTTCCAGCAAAAGACCATTTAAGGTCACTCTGCAGATCTTCTGCTGAGCTTTGTCACTCACAAGGAACTTCACATAAgaactttggaaaagtttgatgTCATCCTGTTTTATGATCACATCCACCTTGCTAATGCTGACTCTGGCCCTGTGTTAATAATCCTACCAGTGCTAGGACAATTTTTATGCATACTTTTAGAACTCTGAATAATTGGCTTGTATTCTAAGACTTAGAAGATACCGAAAGTTCTTTCAGTTGTGTTAAGTCTGTCAACACTTTCTTCTACATTCAACTAATAAGTATGTTTGGTTGCCTGAAAATAGAGCACATTCAGTTTTACCTACATATTTCCTTCTCTAGAGATTGGGAAGGAATAAAATTCTGTACACGGTATACCATCTATTCCCCGTCTTTTAGGCCTTGCTAAATCTGAACTAAGTTGAGAGTGGGCAAAAGACTTCTGAGTTAAAAATGATGCCATGCTACTCTTTTCTCTGCTTCAATTTCTGTAGGATATCCCTAATCCAGTTTCTAACCCCTTCTCTGCTCTGGTTAAAGGACCTGTTTCATATAGCAGACCATATGTCATGGAAATCTTATGCAGTTTCAAAACATCTGtgattgaaaaacattttcaagtgTAAAATATCTCTTGAGTAtctataaaatagtaaatattcttAAACTTCACACTGTTATCCTAAACAAAATTTTGTCAATAGAGGCATAATGTAGGATTCTCCATCTATTAAATTcaaatgtcttcattttgttcAATTTACATCAACCATAATATAACCCAAATCACTTTTTTCCCCTGatatataaaacatgtttatAAATCCATCTGAACTTGAATTCTTCCATTAACATGTAAACTCACgtgtggaattttattttttgtcatatatttaaatatttaaattcctcTGAAGAGTTGATATCTCAGTATAGGAAATGAAATTATGCTGGTAACTAGCAGTTTAGCATGAGAATACTTCCTTAAATTCTTCTCTGCAAAAGTACATTTACAATATAAACATGCCATACATGAAGCTACAAACCACAATATCACGCTGGAGTGGATTTCAAATTCCAAATTCAGTCCAAATGAATCAGAGAAAAGTGCTAACAGAGCAAATCTGAAACAAGTTCATGGGGATTGGGCAATGAGTCATCAAAGCGAAATCTTTTGGACACCATGCTGCTATCCTCCgggatgttctctttgtcttctcgGTCACTGCAGGTTCCATTACAGGAGGGTTTAGAAGTCTTGTCTTCAGAAGACCTTATTGTATGATCCTGACTTTGAGAGGAACTGGAAGTTTCTTCAGGGTGAAACAAGTTTCCAAAGTCCCACTGCTGTAGCCAAGAATGAGAAAGGCAGATTTCGGCTGTCggtcttttcctttgaaaaaaagcATCAGGGGAAAATTGAGAACTAAAAATCAGGTTGGAAATGTCCCCAGTTTGATATGTTAGagccttattttttattatcattaaaacaatgggagttcccattgtggctcagtggttaatgaatccaactaggaaccatgaggttgcaggtttgatccctggccttgctcagtgggttaaggatccagaaatgctgtgagctgtggtttaggtcacagactcggttcagatgccactttgctgtggctctggtgtaggctggtggctacagctctgattagacccctagcctgggaacctccaaatgccatgggtgtggccatagaaaaggcaaaaagaccaaaaaaaaaaaaaatgcatactcaAAATACAGAAAGGGACTAATAGGAAAAAGTGGAGTACctagtttctttaattttgacGTGCAGAAAATTCAACTTATCACAGAGCTTACAGCTGAGACCATCTAGTCAAAAAGGTTGGGAACATAATGAGCCtcacaaataaaaattagtaaaattataaAGACTCTTGAGTTTACAAATTCTTTGAAGGAAAATATATGTAAGTAATTTATAGTCtctgttattattttatgttcttaaaaagcaataactgttaaatattgaaaataaaggcTACTCTTCAATGATATTTATCcaacattttgagtttttaaattttacctttgCTTATAAAAGCAATATGGTCAAATATTACAAtattcaaaaggaaggaaaatacctATCTATACTCAGAACTCCAACCCTAACACAACCACCACTATTATTAGGATATGGATTTCCTTACTCTTtgtttttacattcattttttttctgattataaaaaaatTCAGGGGCTCATCAAAGAAATTTTAGAAGCTAGGTAAaagtatttaagaaaacaaaaattgtttaTAACCAGAAAGAAATAGTATAATTACTAATTTTATGAAATAACTATTCACGTTCAAAATAGAGCCGGTGAAAGTTTATTCAGACTTGCACTAagccaataaaattaataaacctgcaagtttttttcttaaacagataaggaaattaagtcctctgagagattaagtaactgTCAGAGATAAAAGAGCTGTCAAATAACAAAACCAGGATCTTCCCCCAAGGCACTATATCACAGTTTCTGCATTATGTACAGTCAGgacattttaaagtaaacaagGCTGATTCAGGTAAAGAAAAAGGAGgtcagctttttcttttcctgctctgaAGTTGCCAGTGAGTGAGACAAGAGTCCTGAGACATAGTTTCAAGTCCCTTCTTTAGTAGGCAGTCAAAGAGCATCTGAGCCTTAAAAATCTGACAATCAGTGATTTGGGCTTGTTATATAACTATAGTTATTTAGCTACAGATCATTCACAACAAAGCCTTATCGCAACCAGCCATGTGAATTGCGAACTTTCTATTTCCAATTATTAGGGAATTTCATGAATTAGTAGCAGGttgagaaataattcaaattttctctttaagatttcctgttatatattttgtattttctatgttTGAAGTTACGGATTTGTTATTTAATGACCTCTCACACCACTTCTCTCCCCCATTTTACCTGAAACTTGAAAGCatacttcaaataattttatactgTTTCAAGATGTATCTTTCTGAATAGACATCTAATTTATTCTGTAATAGTATTTAAACAAATTAATGTCATTACTTACTCTGGGTTTTTTACTAAAAGCCTCTGGATGAAGTCTGTGGCCAGCTGTGAAACTGATGAAAATGTTTCTTCTGAATAATCTACATTAACTTGAGAaatgttgaggtatgtttcttGATTATCTTCTCCCACAAATGGTGATGTATGAGTTAACAACATATATGCTATTACACCAACAttcctgaaaaaacaaataagGGGACCTTAAAATGTGTGTTcatcttaaaatatgtatataaaataaaactgattctCAACATATTCCTGTCCTCAAAATTTGTAGttttaaattgctttaaattGTGGAACTATgtatttaaattgcttttcaaaGTTCCTAGAGTATACTActaaaactgaaataattatgTTATCTCAAAGTCTGACTCAGAAAAAGAATACAAGGGGAACCCACATGtgttatataattataatgttttaaatatatcattatatCTACAGTCTGCCCTTCACATGGACACCTGTTATCAAGTACACAAAGCTGCTCTGAGCAGCATTTCCCAATAGTGTTTCAACGATACAATAAAGATCTGTGAGACAAGTCAGGGTTCCATGCAAATAGTTTGCAGGTTTGGCCAAGCATAATGTCGGgcaggcagatttttttttttttttattgcaaaacTTTTAGAACTGTAAATATGTTGATGACAACTTCTGTGTtcagaaaccagaaaaagacaataCACATAGCACCTATTTCACCCACTTATTTAGCCGCAGGACACTTTTTTCTTGGCAAACACATTACAGTCCCACCCATGAAACACAAGGGATAATTCTAAACTCTTCCACTTGGCCTTATGGAATTGGTCTTCCACTGTGGTTCCAACTAAGATTCCAGAATCAATTCCAGTTCAACTCTATGATATGCTCTCAGTTCTCAGTGTTAGCCACACAAACTCAAAATACCCTAGAAATATACTCTCATAAAACTAAACTTTTGCATGGATCTGACCTCATTTACCTGCCAAGCAAATACCTTCTTAATTCTTCTAGACCTGTTATCAGATGTCTCCATCTGGTGCTTGTCTGCTGCCTCTTCCATGCTTATTGAGTAGCACTTTAGTATAGAACACATAGCACAGTGCTGCCACTATTTCGTAATTTTATTAGACTGAACCTTCCTCCAGGAAAGGGATTTTCCTATTTGTTCCTATACTTTTGGCTCAGAGCCAAAGTGttacttaaaaagaatgaataggtAAATGTTTTCCCATGGTATACTATTAATACTTGAATAGACTCTTTTAAAGAAAGCGTGATTCATATTTGGGACCAAAGAACCCTAGAATATATACTACGCAACTTTTAATAAAGGCATTCAATTATTCAATAAAATCTTACCACATATCTGTTGCTGTGGTAATAGGATCATAGTTCAGGATTTCAGgtgctgaaagagaaaataaaattcaaattcaataCCGAcgaatttaaaattactttaccTTAAACTGGATTCAATTTTAAAGTACTACCAATAtaatcaatagaaattaattattgcatattataattataattattatagcaTAGTATTAATTATCTTGTCATCTGACATATATCTAATGTTGAGAAAATTATATACCCAGATGGTTTGAAAGAACcaattatattcattaaaattaatctCAATTATGAAGAAGTAAAATGTTAGAAGCAAgaatctttttataattttagttttattactCTGTTAGGAATTAGTTTGAATTATTTTACTAGactgctttaaatttttcttctcagaGTGAATAGAATCACATGCATTTACAATGACATTATGAGCAAATTATGCTTCCTGGAAGTGCTTTCGATTTTCAAGTAGATGAAATATCTCTCAAACTACTGAAAAACTAGTTTCCTAAGCAATTAATTTCCCACTGCTCCCTTCCTtgctgaaactttttttaaaggtgcAATTCTCTATATTTTCTAAACATTACCATAAATTTCAAATCAGTAAGGCCTCAACTAGAATCTATGCtttaataatgtttttgttttaccatACAGTTTcataatttctccaaagaaaaactGTTTCCTAAAGTGtaacagttttcttttaataaagactTGAGTCAAATATACTGTCAGCCTCCATTTCACCACCTACCACCTTTTCACATACTTCTGTGACCTGTATTATCTATAATTACAATCACTATTCTAGGACACTATGGCCTCTGTTGGCACTCAAAAGTTAGcaattgccttttcattttgggaAAGTCAGCTGCCTAGCTGAGTAGCACCTGTTCTGTTTCATCATATCTTTTCAATGTCTGCATGGGGACCAACATGAGCaacaataaaaaagtataaaaatagccTTACTATAAATTAAAACACCTTAAATTTATGTGCTGCTTCCTACAACTTAAAATCTTTAATATTCATGATCTAATGCGCTGATTTAGAACAATATTCCAAGATTATCTAGCTACAGGTTCTTCTGGCACCCTTCTTCAAGAATCCTCCTCTTATATCCCTGGGCAACACCTCATCAGGACAGAAGTAAAAGTGACAAACAAACAGGCTTCAAGCACagtaactttttgtttgtttttcagagccacacctgtggcacatggaagttcccaggctagtggttgaagtggagctgcagctgccagcctacaccacagacagccttgtgagatctgagccatgtctgtgacctacaccacagctcacagcaccaccagatccttaacccactgagtgaggccagggatcaaacccgcaatctcatggatgctagtcaggttcatttctgcttagccacagagggaactcccagcatagtAAGATTtgattctgttttcctctttttctgttttctcctgcTCCCTAATTTCCCTTTTACCTATTTGTTCTTTAAGTACAAGCTTTTATACATAAACATTAAACTTTTATGTCCAGTGTCCTGTAAATTGTTGtgaatattcatttaaatgtGTTATAACCAAATTTCAATGTACTAAAATACTTGACTCAAATATGTATCTGGAATTATATGCCCCCAAATACAGTTCTATATAGAGGTATCATTTagttaataaatttcaaaatggtatagaaagtaaaaagaaatcctTACCCAAGTATTCTGGTGTTCCCATGATTTCCCGAAGTTCACATGCATTCCCTATTTTTCGAGACATTCCAAAATCTACAATTTTTATGTCCCCAAGAGGGTATATGCTGCTTAATAATATATTCTGTGGCTAatgaaatacaacaaaaaatgATAAGTAATAGATAATAAAAGAATACTAATCTCGGATCAGAGGTAAATTAAGCATAACTTATTCTTTAGCTAGTATACATTTTATTGAGTCATTCATCATTTACTGAACTGCTATTTAGAAGGAACTACATATTCAatgataaataaagaaaaaaatacacctcAAAAGGATTTTTtgatttgaagaaaaaagatgaatacaTAGATAGATTAACTGATCAAGTGAAGACTACTTAATTCTGCCCATTAGAAAGTCCAAGAAGGCTCTGCAGTAGAGATGATGCTTAAGTTGAATCTTAAAGGATAAACAGAAGCATGTCATTAGAAAAGTGCTCTGGGGAATACCATGAAAGAAGGCATGAaggaataaaaatgcatatatttccagaaaaagaaaatggttcaGTACAGGTGATGGTTCTGGTTCTGACAGTTCTCAAGTTTGTAGCTTAGACAGGAAGAGGCACGGTAAGATACATGAAAGGAAGCTTGTCCATGGAAGAATCCAATGTTCAAACAATAAGAGACAGTCTGATTCATATTTTAAGGTCCTTGTATGGCTGCAGAGGAAGGATAAGGAGAAAGGACAGTAACACGAGAGGCTGCAGTGGTATTTCAGGGCTTGCGAAAGAGCCTGAATGGTCTGTGGAGTAGTCAGGTGTTGGCAGAGAGGCCTAAAGACTGAAAGCCTCAAGAGGAAGGTGAATGAAGACTAGTAGGTCATCTTCAAGATGGAGATCAGAATTAAGTATTTTGGAGATAGAAAGTTTCATAAGATAAGAAGGCCCAGGATGTGGCAGTATGAGTGGGATGG
This region includes:
- the STK17B gene encoding serine/threonine-protein kinase 17B, with protein sequence MSRRRFDCRSISGLLTTTPQTPMKMDNFNNFYTLTSKELGRGKFAVVRQCISKSTGQEYAAKFLKKRRRGQDCRAEILHEIAVLELAKSCPHVINLHEVYENASEIILVLEYAAGGEIFNLCLPELAEMVSENDIIRLIKQILEGVYYLHQNNIVHLDLKPQNILLSSIYPLGDIKIVDFGMSRKIGNACELREIMGTPEYLAPEILNYDPITTATDMWNVGVIAYMLLTHTSPFVGEDNQETYLNISQVNVDYSEETFSSVSQLATDFIQRLLVKNPEKRPTAEICLSHSWLQQWDFGNLFHPEETSSSSQSQDHTIRSSEDKTSKPSCNGTCSDREDKENIPEDSSMVSKRFRFDDSLPNPHELVSDLLC